One window from the genome of Luteithermobacter gelatinilyticus encodes:
- a CDS encoding MarR family winged helix-turn-helix transcriptional regulator, producing MDAKEKVLVALRRIIRATDLHSKRLARETGLTLPQLLLLQTIHELGDVTIGRLAQEMNLTQATVTTIVDRLSAADMVFRERDSQDKRKVLVHLTDKGHATLTKAPPALQDKFSTQFDQLEDWEQSFILAALQRVAQMMDAERLDASPVLDVGDITREENDRQS from the coding sequence ATGGATGCCAAAGAAAAAGTCTTAGTTGCCCTGCGCCGGATCATTCGCGCCACGGACCTGCATTCCAAAAGGCTGGCCCGGGAAACCGGCCTGACCCTGCCACAGCTTCTGCTGCTGCAAACGATCCATGAACTTGGTGACGTGACCATCGGCCGTCTGGCGCAGGAAATGAACCTGACCCAGGCCACAGTCACAACCATTGTTGACCGCTTGTCCGCCGCCGACATGGTGTTTCGGGAACGCGACTCCCAGGACAAGCGTAAGGTTCTGGTTCACCTGACAGATAAGGGGCATGCGACACTGACCAAGGCCCCCCCCGCCCTGCAGGATAAATTCAGCACCCAATTTGACCAACTGGAGGACTGGGAACAAAGCTTTATCCTCGCAGCCCTACAACGGGTGGCCCAGATGATGGATGCAGAACGTCTGGACGCCTCGCCGGTTCTGGATGTCGGGGATATCACCCGGGAAGAAAACGACCGGCAGTCCTGA
- a CDS encoding ABC transporter substrate-binding protein gives MKKTAFLIRRLICRMAVVFLGGLGCGAQAEDSLPKVISLDYCADQYVLALAERSQILALSMDATARHSFYRERALGLPQVRATAEAILSRAPDQVVRYWSGWDMLDFLRKKNIRVTSAIYGSDQETLIRNIREVGQALNQADRAENKIKELKARFDRLKNLPRRNLRALYLTPSGVTAGKNTFVNDLIKLAGFDTLADELDLSGWRTLPLEMLVKHPPDIIIASFFDLDSNRPSNWSISRHRVIGRMVDQIPTIFVPGRYLSCNGIFVAEAADYITREANRLVRSDVHAVEK, from the coding sequence ATGAAAAAGACGGCCTTCCTTATCAGACGCCTGATCTGCCGGATGGCCGTCGTCTTTCTTGGGGGGCTCGGCTGTGGTGCCCAAGCGGAGGACAGCCTGCCCAAGGTCATCTCCCTGGACTATTGCGCAGACCAGTATGTTCTGGCCCTGGCAGAGCGCAGCCAGATTTTGGCCCTGTCAATGGATGCTACCGCCCGTCACAGTTTTTACCGGGAGCGCGCCTTGGGCCTCCCGCAAGTCAGGGCCACAGCGGAAGCTATCCTGAGCCGTGCCCCGGATCAGGTCGTTCGCTACTGGAGCGGCTGGGATATGCTTGACTTTCTCAGGAAAAAGAATATCCGGGTTACTTCCGCAATCTATGGCAGTGATCAGGAAACCCTGATCCGTAATATCCGCGAGGTGGGACAGGCCCTGAATCAGGCGGACCGGGCGGAAAACAAAATCAAGGAACTTAAAGCCCGATTTGACAGGCTGAAAAACCTGCCGCGGCGTAATCTGCGGGCGCTTTACCTGACGCCCAGCGGAGTGACCGCCGGGAAAAATACCTTTGTCAATGACCTGATCAAGCTGGCAGGCTTTGACACCCTTGCCGACGAACTGGATCTTTCGGGCTGGCGCACACTGCCACTGGAAATGCTGGTCAAACATCCGCCAGACATCATTATCGCCAGTTTTTTCGACTTGGATTCCAACCGCCCGTCAAACTGGAGCATCAGCCGCCACAGGGTCATCGGTCGGATGGTTGACCAGATTCCCACCATTTTTGTGCCCGGCCGTTATCTGTCCTGCAACGGCATTTTTGTGGCCGAAGCTGCCGATTATATCACGCGTGAAGCCAACCGTCTCGTTCGGTCCGACGTCCACGCCGTAGAAAAATAA
- a CDS encoding threonine-phosphate decarboxylase: MIRHHHGGDLTHIKTLYPAAPRPWIDLSTGISPYPYPWLEKLDPAWIRQAAGRLPSEKDIEHCKNAYAAYLSPRLSPDQLVLAPGSQYLIETLPGLFPKNEVFIATPTYSEHARCWRRAGHRVVNIPYGVNAIHDTTLLENLPPGKVLILTHPNNPDGRCIDPPTLYNLVRDYSQRGGTVIIDEAFADTTPAVSLLHYNILDNVVVLRSAGKFSGLAGLRLGAAVCTQYLARKLKTHQGMWTISTLSLLVFTRLFEDAIWIDENRRRLKWNMTRLRKLLEKYGFAVRGGTSLFCLTEGRDMCAKADILAQAGIYVRRFTERDHWLRFGLPPNDSAWHRLENTLERIFHDFRS; the protein is encoded by the coding sequence ATGATACGACACCATCACGGCGGCGATTTGACCCATATCAAAACCCTTTATCCTGCGGCGCCGCGCCCGTGGATCGACCTGTCTACAGGGATCAGTCCCTATCCCTATCCATGGCTGGAAAAACTTGACCCCGCCTGGATCCGCCAGGCTGCCGGACGACTGCCTTCAGAAAAAGATATCGAGCACTGCAAGAACGCCTATGCGGCCTATCTTTCGCCCCGCTTATCCCCGGATCAGCTGGTTCTGGCGCCGGGTTCACAGTATCTGATTGAAACCCTGCCCGGCCTTTTTCCAAAAAACGAGGTTTTCATCGCGACCCCCACCTATTCAGAACATGCCCGCTGCTGGCGCCGGGCAGGGCACCGGGTGGTGAACATCCCTTATGGTGTGAACGCCATCCATGATACGACTCTTTTAGAAAACCTGCCGCCCGGAAAAGTTCTTATCCTGACCCATCCCAACAATCCCGACGGCCGGTGTATTGACCCGCCAACCTTATACAACCTTGTGCGGGACTATAGTCAACGGGGCGGCACCGTTATCATTGACGAAGCGTTTGCGGATACGACGCCGGCAGTCAGCCTGCTGCACTATAACATACTGGACAACGTCGTGGTTTTGCGGTCAGCCGGCAAATTTTCCGGCCTTGCCGGGCTGCGGCTGGGCGCGGCGGTCTGCACCCAATACCTTGCCCGCAAACTCAAGACGCACCAGGGGATGTGGACGATTTCCACGCTTTCCCTTCTGGTGTTTACTCGATTATTTGAGGACGCTATATGGATTGACGAGAACCGTCGCCGACTGAAATGGAATATGACTCGCCTGAGAAAGCTCCTCGAAAAATATGGTTTCGCTGTTCGGGGCGGAACATCCCTGTTTTGCTTGACAGAAGGCCGGGATATGTGTGCCAAAGCCGATATACTGGCCCAGGCCGGCATTTATGTGCGCCGTTTCACCGAACGGGATCACTGGCTGCGTTTTGGCCTGCCACCTAATGACTCCGCCTGGCACCGCCTAGAAAATACATTGGAAAGGATATTTCATGACTTCAGATCATGA
- the ectA gene encoding diaminobutyrate acetyltransferase: MLSDYRMREPRQEDAVAVHDLIGRCEPLDENSLYCNLLQCRHFAETCVVAENDGGVVGFVSGYIPPRTSNTIFVWQVAVDETARGTGLGKKMLMELLSRPACRSVNWLHTTITEDNAASWGLFSSLARDLSARIVKKEFFDRDQDFQGRHDSEFLAEIGPFRTYFI; the protein is encoded by the coding sequence ATGCTTTCTGACTATCGAATGCGGGAACCCCGGCAGGAAGACGCCGTTGCGGTGCATGACCTGATCGGTCGGTGCGAACCGCTGGATGAAAATTCCCTGTATTGCAATCTGTTGCAGTGTCGTCATTTTGCCGAAACCTGTGTTGTGGCCGAAAATGACGGCGGGGTGGTCGGGTTTGTGTCAGGATATATTCCCCCGCGGACCAGCAATACCATTTTTGTCTGGCAGGTGGCGGTTGACGAGACGGCCCGAGGCACCGGCCTTGGCAAGAAAATGCTGATGGAGTTGTTGTCGCGCCCGGCCTGTCGTTCCGTGAACTGGTTGCACACCACCATCACCGAAGACAATGCGGCCTCCTGGGGCTTGTTTTCCTCCCTGGCGCGGGATTTGAGCGCCCGCATCGTCAAAAAGGAATTCTTTGATCGCGATCAGGATTTTCAGGGACGTCATGACAGTGAGTTTCTGGCCGAGATTGGGCCTTTCAGAACCTATTTCATTTAG
- a CDS encoding TonB-dependent receptor plug domain-containing protein, producing MRKHHLTGRTSLLAFLITFHALPGYAESAAESAYVADEEIVVTATRYARPLSEVGSSIETLDSDDLTTTQTVFIQDALQTIPGLTLNSNGAFGGTSSLRIRGASSDQTVVLIDGIQINDVSSPGGGYNFAHLDPTGIDRIEVLKGPQSILYGSDAIGGVINIITATGKPGLGGGFSVEGGSYNTLRSSGSLYGGNDKITFNLSLSGIRTDGISKADENDGNTEQDGYWNYTLHGKVRARLNDTFSTELISRYTDNRNEFDQAGPMDGAEIGYSEEFLIGAKGYLNFADDRFRNTFSVDYAETNRESISEIFAPFVAEGTRFNLDYLGIAELTRAFILSFGAQHETSKAASVSDKSFDIDSLFSELSWQGLEGFTLTAGLRYDDHSQYGATTTPRFTASYYREATGTKVFANWAEGFKAPSVFQLTFVCTFCGLSAPNPDLKPEESEGWEIGIEQAFLQDRLFLAATYFRQDVDNMIDFSFTSGYDNINRVRSQGVELRLVGQITDTLKISGNYTYTDATDRNSGEKLIRVPEHMAYGQMDWQATDRLGINLAATYNGEENDRGGQIISSWLRIDLRARYRLQDHIEIFGRIDNLFDKEYQQVLGYGTPDRSVYAGIRGTF from the coding sequence ATGAGGAAACACCATCTTACGGGACGTACAAGCCTACTGGCCTTTCTCATCACCTTTCACGCCCTTCCGGGTTATGCTGAAAGTGCCGCCGAAAGTGCTTATGTGGCGGACGAGGAAATCGTCGTCACCGCCACCCGGTACGCCCGGCCTCTGTCCGAAGTGGGCAGCAGCATTGAAACACTTGATTCCGATGACCTGACAACCACCCAGACGGTGTTTATTCAGGACGCCTTGCAGACCATCCCTGGTCTTACCCTCAACAGCAATGGCGCCTTTGGCGGAACCTCAAGCCTGCGCATCCGTGGGGCAAGTTCAGATCAAACCGTCGTGCTGATCGACGGCATTCAGATCAATGACGTTTCCAGTCCCGGCGGCGGGTATAATTTCGCCCATCTGGACCCCACTGGCATTGACCGCATTGAGGTTCTCAAAGGCCCACAATCCATCCTGTATGGCTCCGACGCCATTGGTGGGGTAATCAACATTATTACCGCCACGGGCAAACCCGGTCTGGGGGGCGGGTTTTCCGTGGAGGGCGGCTCTTATAACACGCTTCGCAGCAGTGGCAGCCTTTATGGCGGCAATGACAAAATCACCTTTAACCTGTCCCTCAGCGGCATCCGCACGGACGGCATTTCCAAAGCCGATGAAAATGACGGGAACACGGAACAGGACGGCTATTGGAATTACACCCTGCACGGCAAAGTCCGCGCCCGGCTTAATGACACATTTAGCACTGAACTGATCAGCCGCTACACGGACAACCGTAATGAATTTGACCAGGCCGGCCCGATGGATGGTGCCGAAATCGGGTATTCCGAGGAATTTCTGATTGGCGCCAAAGGATATCTGAATTTTGCAGATGATCGATTCCGCAATACCTTTTCTGTCGATTATGCAGAAACCAACCGGGAAAGCATTAGCGAAATCTTTGCACCCTTTGTCGCCGAAGGCACCCGCTTTAATCTGGATTATCTGGGGATTGCGGAACTCACGCGGGCCTTCATTCTCTCTTTCGGCGCCCAACACGAAACAAGTAAAGCGGCAAGCGTGTCAGACAAGTCTTTTGACATCGACAGCCTGTTCAGTGAACTCAGCTGGCAGGGTCTAGAAGGCTTCACACTTACAGCCGGATTACGTTATGATGATCACAGCCAATATGGCGCAACCACGACACCGCGATTTACCGCCTCCTATTACCGCGAAGCCACCGGCACCAAGGTTTTTGCCAACTGGGCCGAAGGCTTCAAGGCGCCCAGCGTGTTCCAGTTGACCTTTGTCTGTACTTTTTGCGGGCTTTCGGCGCCCAATCCCGACCTCAAGCCGGAAGAATCCGAAGGCTGGGAAATCGGCATTGAGCAAGCTTTTCTGCAAGATCGTCTTTTTCTTGCGGCCACGTATTTCCGCCAGGATGTGGACAATATGATCGACTTTTCCTTTACCTCAGGATATGACAACATCAACAGGGTCAGGTCCCAAGGCGTGGAACTGCGGCTGGTCGGGCAGATCACAGACACGCTGAAGATCAGCGGCAACTACACCTATACGGACGCCACAGACCGCAACAGTGGCGAAAAGCTTATCCGCGTGCCCGAACATATGGCTTATGGCCAGATGGACTGGCAGGCTACGGACAGGCTGGGCATCAACCTTGCCGCCACCTATAACGGGGAAGAAAACGACAGAGGCGGCCAAATCATTTCGTCCTGGCTCCGCATTGACCTCAGGGCCCGCTACCGGCTGCAAGATCATATCGAAATCTTCGGCCGGATTGATAACCTGTTTGATAAGGAATATCAGCAGGTTCTGGGTTATGGCACTCCGGACCGGTCTGTCTATGCCGGTATAAGAGGAACATTCTGA
- a CDS encoding histidine phosphatase family protein has product MTEPHLTYWYLIRHAPVAGHHGALYKEADMPADVSDRLSLDWLAAHLPRDANWWASPRRRAVETAQALQKSLSLRLPIWEDTRLGEQDFGDWQGLDFHQLWSIIEDLPAHNWSLLAADTRPPGGESFLDVWQRVGDFITEHTAQAHCDHYMPEKYVIVAHAGTIRAFVGQALGLDPERALSLGMQPLSLCEMLHQTGTGRGGAWQLLSLNRTAVPNKVRSTKEKATKPDSEKTDSGPSDFGETKNPDVSQI; this is encoded by the coding sequence GTGACGGAACCGCATTTGACATACTGGTACCTGATCCGCCACGCCCCGGTGGCCGGGCATCACGGGGCGTTATACAAAGAGGCGGACATGCCGGCGGATGTGAGCGACCGGCTTTCCCTGGACTGGCTTGCGGCCCATCTGCCGCGCGATGCCAATTGGTGGGCCAGTCCGCGGCGGCGGGCGGTAGAGACGGCACAGGCTTTGCAGAAAAGTCTTTCTTTACGCCTGCCCATCTGGGAGGATACGCGCCTGGGAGAACAGGATTTCGGAGATTGGCAGGGTCTTGATTTTCATCAGTTATGGTCAATTATCGAAGATCTGCCGGCGCATAACTGGTCCTTGCTTGCCGCAGACACCCGTCCGCCCGGCGGGGAAAGCTTTCTCGATGTCTGGCAGCGTGTAGGAGATTTTATTACCGAACATACGGCGCAGGCCCATTGCGATCATTATATGCCAGAGAAATATGTGATTGTGGCCCATGCCGGCACGATTAGGGCGTTTGTCGGTCAGGCTCTGGGGCTTGATCCGGAACGGGCCTTGTCTTTGGGGATGCAGCCCCTATCCCTATGTGAGATGCTGCATCAGACGGGAACAGGACGTGGTGGGGCGTGGCAGTTGTTATCGCTCAACAGAACTGCCGTTCCCAATAAGGTGAGAAGCACCAAAGAAAAGGCCACAAAACCAGATTCCGAAAAAACAGATTCTGGTCCTTCAGATTTTGGGGAAACGAAAAATCCAGATGTATCTCAGATCTGA
- the cobO gene encoding cob(I)yrinic acid a,c-diamide adenosyltransferase, producing MTSDHDQTLNEVHKQHMKQQQAAHRNRMKQKKKTDRGLLLVHTGHGKGKSTAAFGTVARALGWGWKVGIVQFIKGKWKTGEKQFFSRFDEQVTLRIMGEGFTWDTQNREQDIRAAHAAWSVGVEMMTSGAYQLVVLDELNIVLRYNYLPHDEVIAALLNRHPLCNVIATGRDAPATLLAAADQVTEMKNIKHPFEAGIKPVRGIDF from the coding sequence ATGACTTCAGATCATGATCAAACGCTCAATGAAGTCCATAAACAGCATATGAAACAACAGCAGGCGGCTCACCGCAACCGCATGAAACAGAAAAAGAAAACCGATCGCGGTCTGCTTCTGGTGCATACCGGTCATGGCAAGGGCAAGTCCACGGCCGCCTTCGGGACAGTTGCTCGTGCGCTGGGCTGGGGCTGGAAAGTGGGTATCGTTCAGTTTATCAAGGGCAAGTGGAAAACCGGAGAAAAACAGTTTTTTTCCCGTTTTGACGAGCAGGTAACTCTGCGCATCATGGGCGAAGGTTTTACCTGGGACACTCAGAACCGGGAACAGGATATACGGGCAGCGCACGCGGCCTGGAGTGTTGGTGTGGAAATGATGACAAGCGGCGCCTATCAGCTGGTGGTGCTGGATGAACTGAACATTGTGCTGCGCTACAATTATCTGCCCCATGACGAGGTGATAGCCGCCCTTCTTAATCGTCACCCTCTCTGCAACGTTATTGCGACCGGACGGGATGCTCCTGCGACGCTATTGGCAGCGGCGGATCAGGTAACGGAAATGAAAAATATCAAACACCCCTTTGAAGCAGGTATAAAACCTGTACGCGGCATTGATTTCTGA
- the cbiB gene encoding adenosylcobinamide-phosphate synthase CbiB: MFSPLHDLLVILLLDALIGDPRWLYRRLSHPVVWMGKLLAFLEQRMNRPDCHSSRKNRIQGIICLAVYLLILTVGTFLLHKGMYTFLPEVVAEVLLLVLASTLLAARSLYEHVKKVATSLDHEDIPAARQAVARIVGRDVSAMDSSGLIKAALESLAENFSDAVIAPCFWYLIGGVPGLVAYKAINTADSMVGHRTPRYRHFGMAAARLDDLVNLIPARLSALLIVLAGGLLGRINMIEAVRLVRCQAPAHVSPNAGWPEAALACVLSLQLGGSRQYGGYRIDGAYFGKGRHEALPKDIETGLRIIGISWIMLVLALLIGGAI; this comes from the coding sequence ATGTTCTCCCCCCTACACGACCTCCTTGTAATTCTGCTCCTTGACGCTTTGATCGGCGATCCACGCTGGCTGTACCGGCGCCTCTCTCATCCGGTGGTTTGGATGGGCAAACTACTAGCTTTTCTAGAGCAGAGGATGAACCGGCCTGATTGCCACAGCTCCAGAAAAAACCGTATTCAGGGCATCATCTGCCTTGCCGTTTATCTTCTGATCCTTACAGTGGGAACTTTCTTGCTGCACAAGGGGATGTATACCTTTTTGCCTGAGGTGGTGGCCGAAGTCCTGCTTCTGGTTCTCGCCAGTACCCTGCTGGCCGCCCGTAGCCTTTATGAACATGTGAAGAAAGTTGCAACGTCTCTCGACCATGAAGATATTCCGGCCGCCAGACAGGCCGTGGCACGCATTGTCGGCCGGGACGTAAGCGCCATGGATTCCTCTGGCTTGATCAAAGCCGCTTTGGAAAGTCTGGCAGAAAATTTTTCCGATGCTGTAATCGCCCCCTGTTTCTGGTATCTGATCGGGGGTGTCCCCGGTCTTGTGGCCTATAAAGCCATCAATACGGCCGACAGCATGGTCGGCCACCGCACTCCCCGCTACCGGCATTTCGGCATGGCTGCTGCCCGCCTTGACGATCTGGTTAACCTGATTCCTGCCCGGCTCAGCGCCCTGCTGATTGTTCTGGCCGGCGGCCTACTTGGCCGGATCAATATGATTGAGGCTGTCCGCCTTGTGAGATGCCAGGCCCCGGCTCATGTCTCCCCCAATGCGGGTTGGCCGGAAGCGGCGCTAGCCTGTGTTTTGTCCCTGCAGCTGGGCGGATCACGGCAATATGGGGGGTATCGGATTGACGGTGCTTATTTCGGCAAAGGCCGACATGAGGCGCTCCCCAAAGATATTGAAACCGGCCTGCGGATTATCGGAATCAGCTGGATCATGCTGGTCTTAGCCCTTTTGATAGGGGGAGCAATATGA